One part of the Eptesicus fuscus isolate TK198812 chromosome 2, DD_ASM_mEF_20220401, whole genome shotgun sequence genome encodes these proteins:
- the NSG1 gene encoding neuronal vesicle trafficking-associated protein 1, whose product MVKLGNNFAEKGAKQALLEDGFDTIPLMTPLDVNQLQFPPPDKVVVKTKTDYEPSRKKGKGRAHRIAEFTVSVTESMSERFKVSVLVFIALAFLTCVVFLVVYKVYKYERLCPDGFILKNTQCIPNGLAAYYAEQDPHSPDKFYAVVNHYNLAKQSITRSVSPWMSVLSEEKLSEQETEAAEKAA is encoded by the exons ATGGTGAAGTTGGGGAACAATTTCGCGGAGAAGGGCGCCAAGCAGGCGTTGCTGGAGGACGGCTTCGACACCATCCCCCTGATGACGCCCCTCGATGTCAATCAGCTGCAGTTCCCGCCCCCGGATAAG GTGGTCGTGAAAACTAAGACCGACTATGAGCCCAGCCGCAAGAAAGGCAAAGGACGCGCCCACCGGATCGCCGAGTTCACGGTCAGCGTCACCGAGAGCATGTCCGAGAGGTTCAAG GTCTCCGTGCTGGTCTTCATCGCCCTGGCCTTCCTCACCTGCGTCGTCTTCCTGGTCGTCTACAAGGTGTACAAGTACGAGCGCCTCTGCCCCGACGGCTTCATCCTCAAG AACACCCAGTGCATCCCCAACGGCCTGGCGGCCTACTACGCGGAGCAGGACCCGCACTCCCCGGACAAGTTCTACGCGGTGGTGAACCACTACAACCTGGCCAAGCAGAGCATCACCCGCTCCGTCTCGCCCTGGATGTCCGTGCTGTCGGAGGAGAAGCTGTCGGAGCAGGAGACCGAGGCCGCGGAGAAGGCCGCCTAG